ACAGTTGACAATGttttctgttcctctctctgtgATGCCGGTGATGTCCAGATAAAGTTCCTCCACAGTGTTGTTGTGCTCCAAAGCATTCCACAGCTCCAAAACCCCCTCAGGACCCAGGTTGTTGCCGCACATACTGTACACGGAAGCAGGAAACATATTCTGTGTGTGCTGCTTATATCAAAAAATGTCAAGGTTTTGAAAAGTCATGGGGAAAAGCATTTTTTGTGATCTGAACATGATCTCTACAAATCTCACACTACTCACTAGAAGCGTCATTATCCTATAATTGGAAAGTATCAGTTTAACCAAAAAACTTGGATTAAATCAATTAAGTTTTAATTGGTTGCTTGGTTCCATTAATTCTCTGCTAGTTTTCTGAGTTCAGGACACATTAATTgattaatcacactattactaaatatattaaattcTGCATTAGAATTTAATGTATATGTAGGGTGTATGTGCAAAAGAGTTTGAGAAATAAAGCTAATCTTTAATTAGCCTGTCATGGCCCCTGAGTCTTGCCTCTGAGTTACACCTTTAGTGTTTTGGATGCTTGGCCTTTagttttttccacttttcaaATCTAAGTAAGTCTctggagtttatttttgtcagattctttgtattttcatttatttcccaAGCCTCCTTCAGTATCCCTGTATATGTCTCTTGTCTGCGCATCGTTATTTAGTAGGCTTTATTAGCTGGATGGATGGGTTTAATTATTGTTCctagtttttaatttatttctaGCTAAGTTTTAGTTCCTGATTTGTTTTGGAGGTTTTTTCGTGTACCTTCCAGAGTTTTGagtcttttttaaaatcctgttATACTTCATTAGATTCTCTCTCTTGTGTTTATCTCAGTGATGTTCAGCTATGTTTAGTTTTCCTCCTGTTTCTGTGTCCAACCATGCCCGTGTTTCCCTTCGCATCATACTGTCCCTGTGTTGTTAGTTCATGGTGCGGTCACAGTTTTTTCTCCAGCACTCTTCTTTTCTGTAAGGTTTGTGTTTAGGATATGATCACCTCTAATAAAGGCTTGGTTTTTGTTAACTTACTGTCCAGTCTGAATTTGAGTCCAGTCATCCTGCATTTCACGATGCAGCTATGCAATATTTCTATGCctaaaacataacatttaaGGCAGTAACACACTGTAGgttctaaaaaataattttcacaTGAGTGTTGAATATTTTAAATGACTTACAAGAGCTTCTTCACTTGGCACTCATTTGATTTCAGAATGGCAGATTCTAAAATAGCTGCTTGCTTATCCAGGCAGTTGTATCTCAGACTGAAAGAGAGAAACTTTTGGTTAACATTGTTTTTGGCCATCTTACATGTAAGGGGGTTTGGGTCCATCCCAGCATGCATTAAACAGAAGGCAGGGTTCACATCCATCACAGAGCTAACACACATAGAGAGAAGCATGCAGACACAGGGGGAATATGCAAGCTCCCCACAGAATGgcatcaaacagctgcaaagctCAAACCCcaacttatttttattttattttaactgcaGTATATATTTTTAAGTGAATATAAAATGAGCTACTCACTAGAGAGATTCACATCGATGTAGAATTGGTCTCAGTCTGTTGAGTCCTCGGTTTCCAATGTTAGAGTAGCCCAAGTTGAGCTCTTGCAGCTTGTGTGGGGAAAACTGCAGCACGTAGTGTATCGCTGCACAGTCCACAACACTGAGCTTCATTTTAAACAAGTTCAGTTTTGTGATCTCTGGTGCTGCAATGCTAGTGGTTTCCTTCATGTGGAACTCCATCAGACAGTGGAGAAGATTTAGGGCTACCTGGTTTTCCAGTTCCCTGGTTTTAAACTGATCTTGGAACCACAAACCGAGCCTGTTGGGGATGCTATCCTCTTGCTCGATGGGAGAATGAACAAGACCTTCTAAATGACCTGACAACCGTGCTCGCAGCATTCCCATGAAGAAACGTGTGAACATTTGGAGACTTTCGAGCTTATCCATGCTAAGGAGTAAATTTTGAAGGGGTGCAGCAGTAGAGGACGATGGACGTACCCCAAAGCACCAAAAGTCAAGAGCTTGTATTATGTCGTCCTGGCTGGAGAGGTTGATTGCACAGTACAAGGCAGCCAGATGTTCTTGAACAGTAAGgtggaagaaagaaaacatctcCACTGTCTCCTCTTTAATAGGCTGGAGGATATGACAGAAAAAGGTGCTCTGAACATCAGCAGGTGTGACACCGTAGTTCTCCAAATCTGCTTTATCAAACAATATCTTCTTCTGTAGAAGGTTTTCATAAGCCATTTTCCCCAGTTTCATCAGTTGTTGTTTAGCTAGGCTAAGAACCTCTGATCTAGGTGTGCTTCTCTCTGTCCTCCCTTTTAGTCCATGGTGTTTGACTGCTGTAaacaaatagcagaaataaaccTCGCTGACTGTTCTGGGTGGGCTTAACTCCAGAGACTTTGATTCACCAACACTGTTAGGCTGTGAAGAGAAGAACTCAGCCATAGCGGTACAGATGATGTAGCAATAAAGAGGGATGAAGGAAAGCACAAATAGATTGTCATTGTTCACAATGTAATCATACACCTTTTGAGCAACTTCACTGTCTTTGTAAAACTTGGCGGTGTATTCCTTCACCTGGTCCTCCTCAAATCCCAGCACCACACAGCATCTCTGGAAGAAACGCTTGGGAGCTTCTGTAGATGGCCTTGTTGTAATTATGACTGATGCCTCTGGAAGAAGGCTTCCTTTTATCAGAGCCACCATCAGCTCTGACACCAGTACGTTTGATTTTACATCAATGTTTTTGTCTGGACTGTTCCAGTCCAGAGGGAATTTAAACTCATCTAAACCATCTAAGATGAAAAGCAATGATCTTGGTGATGTGAGCAGGTCAGGTAGAGCCTCCTTCAGGTATCGGAACCGTTGTCCAAGCAGCTCCAGTAAACTCAGTGGTTTATCAACTAGATTGAGCTCTCTGAAGCGTAGGTCAAAAACGCAGGTGAATTCACGCATGTTCTTCCCAATTGCCCACTCGTAGACCAACCTCTGTACTGCCACACTCTTTCCTATACCTGCAATACCCTTCACTTTAACCCTTTTAGGGGCTCGTCCCAATGCTTCTTGGGGGCTCAACAGATGGCCGGGCCGGATACGCTGGCAGTCCTGGTGGACATAGATGCGAGCACGTCTGCCCGCCAAGGCAAAGTACTCATGTTGGCTACTGTCAATTAACTCATTGTCTTCTGTCACGAAAAGGTCAGTGTAGCGGATCTCGATGTGAGAAGCTGAGTTTGAAGCCTCCCTGTTTCCCTCTGAGTAACATTTTAACTGCTCTGTGCGTTTCAGTAACGTTGTTTTATGGGCAGAAATTGAAACTGGAATAGAAGataaagatattttttaaaatcaaattgcATTATTCTTCAGTGTTTTATAAGATAAAGATGGTGGCTTCTTGAATTCAGTTGACCTATTTTCAGCCTACCTCGGATGGTGGCCAACTTTAGACTCCTGCAAGGTTTTGGCTCTTCCTTAGCTGCAATATGAAAGTCAGATTTCCTTACTTGATTGCAAGCACAGGAACAAATCATGGAAAATTACATTTGCCTAATGTCAGTTTGCATTTTAAAGGGACTGATTATGTTCATTTACAGCTCTATATACTTTTTTATAGACTCCAGTAAAGTagtttgtgtgattaacagttcagaATAACCCTTATTTAAAGTATAGCGGTAAATCAATGCATATATTCAAattcatacatatatattacatataaaaatgaaactataaacaataaatgtaaaaaaaaaaacaggacaatATTTATCTCTTATATCTAtaaagaaaatatatcaaaattaACTTTTACTACTATATAATTTATATACAATTTTTTTCTTGATGAAACAATAAATTCATACCGTTAACATCAGTGGTGAGGGTGAATCCTTTGCTCTTTGCTTTAAACAGTTTCGCAATGGGGCTTTTAGACTTCTTGTCTGTCGAAATCATAGAATAATTTATAGTTATTTTAGATGTATTTGTTTAAAACGTCAGATTCACAGGGGACTCTGCTGACTGAGCATTTTCATATCCCTGAGACTCATCATCAGGGAACTATGAATGCCTGATCCAAATATGGCATCTACCAATGCGgtggaattttttttaagtaaactgAAAACTGTCAAATAATTGTTGGGATATTTCCATGGCCCAAATCACGGACACATTTTAACTTATGATAGCTGAGCTCAATGTCCATTATCTCTTAAAGCTCCTTCATccccaaagtaaaaaaaaaaaatcttggcgAGGCATCAAAGCTGATTGTACCCTGAATCTAATCTTCTTTCATGTCTTCCCTCAATAGGTTGTAAAAGTTGTCTTCCATTAACAGCTCCTCACATTCAGCTCAAGGTTGCAAAGAACATTAACTTCAGTTACACTTGTTTATGTAAAAACATCCACCAGCACATTAAAGCAGCCTCACCTTCAACTTTCACAGG
This sequence is a window from Oreochromis aureus strain Israel breed Guangdong linkage group 11, ZZ_aureus, whole genome shotgun sequence. Protein-coding genes within it:
- the LOC120442775 gene encoding NLR family CARD domain-containing protein 3-like; its protein translation is MSPAQQLLRSQRDLLLKWTCDHPAPLLRWLRDAEVLSSACYLSLLERSPSNAVAKALETVCATEESSQKFLQVLREVQDYYCRDLQVWVERHCRNDAVTKSAPAPVKVEDKKSKSPIAKLFKAKSKGFTLTTDVNAKEEPKPCRSLKLATIRVSISAHKTTLLKRTEQLKCYSEGNREASNSASHIEIRYTDLFVTEDNELIDSSQHEYFALAGRRARIYVHQDCQRIRPGHLLSPQEALGRAPKRVKVKGIAGIGKSVAVQRLVYEWAIGKNMREFTCVFDLRFRELNLVDKPLSLLELLGQRFRYLKEALPDLLTSPRSLLFILDGLDEFKFPLDWNSPDKNIDVKSNVLVSELMVALIKGSLLPEASVIITTRPSTEAPKRFFQRCCVVLGFEEDQVKEYTAKFYKDSEVAQKVYDYIVNNDNLFVLSFIPLYCYIICTAMAEFFSSQPNSVGESKSLELSPPRTVSEVYFCYLFTAVKHHGLKGRTERSTPRSEVLSLAKQQLMKLGKMAYENLLQKKILFDKADLENYGVTPADVQSTFFCHILQPIKEETVEMFSFFHLTVQEHLAALYCAINLSSQDDIIQALDFWCFGVRPSSSTAAPLQNLLLSMDKLESLQMFTRFFMGMLRARLSGHLEGLVHSPIEQEDSIPNRLGLWFQDQFKTRELENQVALNLLHCLMEFHMKETTSIAAPEITKLNLFKMKLSVVDCAAIHYVLQFSPHKLQELNLGYSNIGNRGLNRLRPILHRCESLYLRYNCLDKQAAILESAILKSNECQVKKLFMCGNNLGPEGVLELWNALEHNNTVEELYLDITGITERGTENIVNCLSKNTSLKTLTIVGNDIGATGRRRLKELEKRRPELRIIANFVDDLGLLQAYLDWVEEIRTDRDQMDSVKNADALQSVLRGLQVAGTVEKGENAEKAKELQKKIEELLNYSTEVIRGK